A region of Vigna radiata var. radiata cultivar VC1973A chromosome 10, Vradiata_ver6, whole genome shotgun sequence DNA encodes the following proteins:
- the LOC106775208 gene encoding probable plastid-lipid-associated protein 4, chloroplastic, producing the protein MALSSPSFSSILNTTSSLPHFHAPKLSSSSHFPITPSTTHLPLSHKWRAKVSFFPSFLKKRKDAKIIKEELLQAIEPLDRGADATLQDQQTVDQIASELEKVSPIKEPLKSNLLDGKWELIYTTSQSILQTKRPKLLRSITNYQAINVDTLRAQNLESWPFFNQVTADLTPLNPRKVAVKFDTFKIGGIIPIKAPGRARGELEITYLDEELRVSRGDKGNLFILKMVDPSYRVPV; encoded by the exons ATGGCCTTATCTTCTCCTTCCTTCTCTTCAATTCTGAACACCACATCTTCACTACCCCATTTCCATGCTccaaaactttcttcttcttctcacttCCCAATTACACCTTCCACTACCCATCTTCCTCTCTCCCACAAATGGAGAGCAAAGGTTTCATTTTTCCCTTCTTTCTTGAAGAAACGGAAAGATGCCAAGATCATCAAGGAAGAACTCCTTCAGGCCATTGAACCGCTTGATCGAGGGGCTGATGCCACTCTCCAAGACCAGCAAACAGTTGATCAG ATTGCTAGCGAACTTGAGAAAGTTAGTCCAATAAAGGAGCCCCTGAAGTCTAACCTACTGGATGGAAAGTGGGAGCTTATATACACTACGTCGCAGTCAATTTTGCAAACCAAG AGACCAAAGTTGTTGAGATCAATTACAAATTATCAAGCAATCAATGTGGATACTCTAAGGGCCCAAAATTTGGAATCTTGGCCATTCTTCAACCAG GTGACAGCGGATTTAACACCTCTAAATCCAAGGAAAGTGGCAGTAAAATTTgatactttcaaaattggaggcaTT ATACCTATTAAAGCTCCCGGAAGAGCTCGTGGGGAACTGGAAATAACATATTTGGATGAAGAACTGCG GGTATCAAGAGGCGATAAGGGAAACTTGTTCATCTTGAAAATGGTGGATCCATCTTACAGAGTTCCTGTATAA
- the LOC106775266 gene encoding F-box protein At1g10780: MDSLPDAILQCILSRICNARDVACCNCVSKRWKDSMLYIRTLYFPRNSLDDTSAGESPDEVVKRMVSTVVRLEHLIVYSPFSSSGLASWLSLVGLSLSQLELRLDNLADEQSYHEGPSKLDCIGAARNLKCLKLWGVLMSRSPEWDVFENLRTLEMIGVRLEEPALVAVLQSCPYLRRFVLLGCEGVRSISIDLPYLEQCKLDFYGLGNCSLTLTSSKIVSLEVQGCSWIRVPESQHLRNLSISNSAGRVYMVEFGNLPALEFLSMRGVQWCWDAICKILKLASEVKHLFMKVEFTGNFEALQPFPEVDFVDFFNSHPHLRKFDIHGAMFAALCQKNSLKHVDPGFLIPCLEEVVITVRSPLNAEQKMNTLESMLKYGKNLRTMVIKILQMKSTHNSADDFFDEICRFRYMNHRIVRIE; this comes from the exons ATGGATTCTCTCCCTGATGCCATTCTTCAATGCATCTTGTCACGTATTTGTAATGCTCGCGATGTGGCTTGTTGTAATTGTGTTTCTAAGCGATGGAAGGACTCGATGCTTTACATCAGAACTCTGTACTTCCCTCGCAACTCGCTTGATGACACTTCGGCTGGTGAGAGTCCGGATGAGGTTGTGAAAAGAATGGTATCAACAGTTGTGCGGCTAGAACATCTAATTGTATACAGCCCCTTCTCATCTTCTGGCCTTGCTTCATGGCTATCACTAGTTGGTCTATCTCTTTCACAGCTTGAGCTTCGATTGGACAACCTTGCTGACGAACAATCCTACCATGAAGGCCCTTCAAAATTGGATTGCATTGGTGCAGCAAGGAATTTGAAATGTCTCAAACTCTGGGGTGTCTTAATGTCACGTTCCCCAGAATGggatgtttttgaaaatcttaggACACTGGAAATGATTGGTGTAAGATTGGAGGAACCTGCATTGGTTGCGGTGCTTCAGTCATGCCCATATCTGAGAAGGTTTGTCCTGCTTGGCTGTGAAGGGGTTAGATCAATCTCAATTGACCTTCCCTATTTGGAGCAGTGTAAGCTGGATTTCTATGGTTTGGGAAACTGTTCACTGACACTAACCTCATCCAAAATTGTATCTCTTGAGGTACAAGGTTGTAGTTGGATTAGGGTTCCTGAATCCCAGCATTTGAGGAATCTTTCAATATCCAATAGTGCag GGAGAGTTTACATGGTTGAGTTTGGAAACCTTCCAGCTTTGGAGTTCCTGTCTATGAGGGGGGTTCAGTGGTGCTGGGATGCAATATGCAAAATACTAAAATTGGCAAGTGAGGTGAAGCATCTTTTTATGAAGGTGGAATTCACTGGGAACTTCGAGGCTCTTCAACCCTTTCCCGAGgttgattttgttgattttttcaACAGCCATCCCCACCTGCGCAAATTTGACATCCATGGAGCCATGTTTGCAGCACTTTGTCAGAAAAACAGTCTGAAACAT GTGGATCCGGGATTTTTAATTCCATGTTTGGAGGAGGTTGTGATCACAGTGAGATCACCACTAAATGCTGAACAAAAAATGAATACTCTTGAATCCATGTTGAAATACGGCAAAAATTTAAGGACCATGGTTATCAAGATTCTTCAGATGAAGAGCACTCATAACAGTGCTGACGATTTTTTTGATGAGATTTGCCGGTTTAGATACATGAACCACAGGATAGTTCGAATAGAATAA
- the LOC106775001 gene encoding transmembrane emp24 domain-containing protein p24delta5-like has translation MSMLLPLVFFFFFFSTSRALWITIPTGGTKCISEEIHSNVVVLVHYALVRGTPNTTISSKVTSPYGNELHHVDSTRVGNLAFTARESGLYLACFWVDRNDRGGDAILDLDWKTGIEAKDWDSVAKREKIQGVELELKRLEGSVESIYENLMHLRGREAELRNLSESTNARVVWFSFLSLGVCIIVSVLQLLHLKRYFHKKKLI, from the exons ATGTCAATGTTGTTGCCactcgtcttcttcttcttcttcttctccaccTCTCGCGCATTATGGATAACGATACCAACCGGCGGCACCAAGTGCATTTCCGAAGAAATCCATAGCAACGTCGTCGTTTTGGTCCATTACGCTCTCGTCCGTGGTACCCCCAACACCACCATTTCCTCCAAG GTGACATCACCATATGGAAACGAGCTTCATCACGTAGATAGCACACGGGTGGGTAATTTGGCTTTTACAGCTCGAGAGAGTGGACTGTACCTTGCATGCTTCTGGGTGGATCGTAATGATCGAGGAGGAGACGCTATTTTGGACCTTGATTGGAAAACTGGAATTGAAGCTAAGGATTGGGATTCTGTTGCTAAAAGAGAGAAGATTCAG GGAGTAGAACTGGAGTTGAAAAGGCTAGAAGGATCGGTGGAGTCTATCTATGAGAATTTGATGCATCTGAGGGGAAG GGAAGCAGAGTTGAGGAACCTGAGTGAATCAACGAATGCGAGAGTGGTGTGGTTTAGCTTTTTGTCCTTAGGTGTCTGCATCATAGTTTCAGTTTTGCAGTTGTTGCATTTGAAGAGATACTTCCACAAGAAAAAGCTTATTTAG